The Kwoniella mangroviensis CBS 8507 chromosome 1 map unlocalized Ctg02, whole genome shotgun sequence genome window below encodes:
- a CDS encoding glutamate 5-kinase, translated as MTSKTKATPLTIVIKLGTSSIVSPEYPFLPHLQLLSSIVETVVSLRAQGHRVVLVSSGAIGVGLRRMDLRGRGKGLSQKQALAAIGQGRLIALWDNLFSQLDQPIAQILLTRMDISDRTRYLNAQNTFSELLQMGVVPIVNENDTVSVTEIKFGDNDTLSAISSAIVHADYLFLLTDVECLYTDNPRNNPDAKPVRVVRDIEKVKQQVSTATLGTSLGTGGMSTKLIAAELATAAGTTTVIMHSGNVKDIFHVIERGAGPSRDISETPALEEGPLCTRFLRRDRALKDRKWWIAHGLHSAGTITIDEGAYRAIQRKESGGRLLPAGVIKVEGPFASHQAVRLVVRRKKRDPSSSLKGKTGDSSTIITNPVSRNSIDESTNSSPTPATTSKFPQENNPTSYPSTLASPALKHLTNAQPDTPLIQPILSLSSSVASLDPLSKSGPSSPSPSSAINAIAEKLNNVTLTQMQTQAQNRDTEDEEEEGWEEVEIGKGLAQYNSVEIDRIKGIKSAHIENVLGYSESEHVVDSITFL; from the exons atgACG TCGAAAACCAAAGCGACCCCTTTGACCATAGTCATCAAACTTG GTACTTCCTCCATCGTCTCTCCCGAATACCCATTCTTACCCCACCTTCAACTACTTTCATCTATCGTCGAGACGGTCGTGAGTCTCAGAGCACAGGGTCATAGAGTCGTGTTGGTCAGTTCGGGTGCTATAGGAGtggggttgaggaggatggatttgagaggaagagggaaaggattAAGTCAGAAACAG GCACTAGCAGCAATTGGCCAAGGTCGATTAATAGCATTATGGGATAACTTGTTCTCGCAATTGGATCAACCTATAGCTCAGATATTATTAACTAGAATGGATATATCCGAT CGAACGAGATATTTGAATGCTCAAAATACATTCTCTGAATTGCTTCAAATGGGAGTCGTACCAATCGTTAATGAGAATGATACTGTGTCCGTCACT GAAATCAAATTCGGTGATAATGATACGTTATCTGCTATTTCATCTGCAATCGTTCATGCGGATTATCTGTTCTTATTGACTGATGTGGAATGCtt GTATACGGATAATCCAAGGAATAATCCGGATGCTAAGCCTGTGAGGGTTGTAAGGGATATTGAGAAGGTCAAACAGCAAG TCTCCACAGCAACACTTGGAACGTCACTCGGTACGGGAGGGATGTCAACGAAACTTATAGCTGCTGAACTGGCCACCGCTGCTGGGACGACCACTGTCATCATGCATTCTGGCAATGTGAAAGATATATTCCACGTGATTGAGCGTGGGGCAGGACCTAGTAGGGATATCTCTGAGACACCTGCTTTGGAGGAAGGGCCGTTATGTACGAGATTCCTGAGGAGAGACAGAGCTCTGAAAGA TCGAAAATGGTGGATAGCCCATGGATTGCATTCAGCAGGTACAATAACGATCGACGAAGGTGCCTACAGAGCTATACAGAGGAAAGAATCGGGAGGTCGTCTGTTACCTGCTGGAGTAATCAAGGTTGAAGGTCCCTTCGCATCTCATCAAGCCGTTAGATTAGTCGTTAGACGTAAGAAGAgagatccatcttcttctttgaaAGGAAAAACTGGAGATTCCagcaccatcatcaccaatccTGTGTCTAGAAATTCGATAGATGAAAGTACGAATTCAAGTCCTACACCTGCAACCACATCTAAATTCCCTCAAGAGAATAATCCCACTTCATACCCTTCGACATTGGCTTCACCTGCGTTGAAACATCTTACGAATGCTCAACCTGATACACCCCTCATACAACCCATCTTatcgctttcttcatccgtaGCTTCTTTAGATCCATTATCGAAGTCTGGACCttcatcgccttcaccttcatctgcgATCAACGCTATAGCTGAAAAGCTGAATAATGTCACCTTGACGCAGATGCAAACGCAAGCGCAGAATAGGGAtacagaggatgaagaagaagaaggatgggaagaggttgagattggaaAAGGATTGGCGCAGTATAACAGTGTTGAGATTGACAGAATCAAAGGTATtaaaag TGCACATATAGAGAATGTCTTGGGGTATAGTGAATCTGAACACGTGGTAGATTCGATAACGTTTTTGTGA